Proteins from a genomic interval of Bradysia coprophila strain Holo2 chromosome X, BU_Bcop_v1, whole genome shotgun sequence:
- the LOC119084204 gene encoding uncharacterized protein LOC119084204: protein MVLQCCVRGCETVGKSGFHSFPTNKVSAERWIVATKSHHLIDRLAANKLSNSFYKVCRKHFADTDFTKNGKGQIIIKQESTPSLFLPDGFPVHLPTRMSEKPVNTEERSHLPINDTSMNQSRTDSDIVDDDNYIDVEGLSSEEEVREKTGQKRTKRSKETVCGLIGFRGQSTFYVFCFVLCSSCML, encoded by the exons ATGGTTCTTCAATGTTGCGTGCGAGGCTGCGAGACTGTTGGAAAGAGTGGGTTTCACAGTTTTCCGACAAACAAAGTGTCGGCAGAACGGTGGATTGTGGCAACAAAATCGCACCATTTGATTGATCGACTTGCAGCAAATAAACTATCGAATTCATTCTACAAAGTTTGTAGAAAGCATTTTGCTGATACCGACTttacaaaaaatggaaaagggCAGATCATCATCAAGCAAGAATCGACGCCAAGCCTTTTCCTGCCCGATGGA TTTCCAGTTCATTTACCTACACGAATGTCAGAAAAGCCCGTGAATACTGAAGAACGTTCGCATTTGCCAATAAAC GATACCTCAATGAATCAATCGAGAACCGACAGTGACATTGTAGATGACGACAACTACATTGACGTGGAAGGCCTAAGCTCAGAAGAGGAAGTACGCGAAAAGACTGGTCAAAAGCGAACGAAGCGCTCCAAAGAAACGGTTTGTGGATTAATTGGATTCCGTGGGCAGTCTACCttttatgtgttttgttttgtattgtgTTCGTCTTGTATGTTGTAa